In Oncorhynchus gorbuscha isolate QuinsamMale2020 ecotype Even-year unplaced genomic scaffold, OgorEven_v1.0 Un_scaffold_634, whole genome shotgun sequence, the DNA window gaggtcagtacaggtgcatcacagctgggaccgagagactgaaaaacaacttctatctcaaggccatcagactgttaaacagccaccactaacattgagtggctgctgccaacacactgtcattgacactgacccaactccagccactttaataatgggaattgatgagaaatgatgtaaatatatcactagccactttaaacaatgctacctaatataatgtttacataccctacattattcatctcatatgtatacgtatatactgtactctacatcatctactgcatccttatgtaatacatgtatcactagccactttaactatgccactttgttacatactcatctcatatgtatatactgtactcgataccatctgtttattttatttatttatctgttattataccaggtaagttgactgagaacacgttctcatttgcagcaacgacctggggaatagttacaggggagaggagggggattaatgagccaattgtaaactggggattattaggtgaccatgatggtttgagggccagattgggaatttagccaggacaccggggttaacacccctactcttacaataagtgccatgggatctttaatgacctcagagagtcaggacacccgttttaaTGTCctatccgaaagacggcaccctacacagggcagtgtccccaatcactgcccatTTTCTCATATTGCCATTGACAGTTTTTTCTATTGTCTCTTTTTGGTCCATTTAGATTGTAAATGAAGATTGTAtacaattttttatattttttatgttatggttaaaaatgttcctgttttaCTGTGACTTGTTGTAGGCTCCTAAGTGAACCATAAGGTTAAAAACCAAACCAAATTTAGAAAAGTAAACTAAAAAAATTAAATAGAAAACTAAGTAACTCAGCCAGAGTGTCTCTTTTGGGTCACTTTTGCAGGTCCCAAACCCGGATaaaggaggagggttggaattgTGACATAAAAGAAACCAAGAATGGACAGAAGAACATTCATTTGTAAttctaaacatatttagggtgtttttttAACTCACCTTTTTATCTCTCCCacgacgttattcctctctctctcctacagcgtaCATCACAATTACATACACATTGTCAATTGTACAAAATAAGCGATGACGTCATTTATggacttttaggacagccaatagccACGTTCCTTACTGAGGAGTCGGCAACACTGACATTGCGAGATCTTCTAACTTCTCCGTTTCCGTATTTCCAAACGTCAAAGAAGGGCAAAAATATATTATTTCCCGCCATCCTTTTGATTTTTTTGTCACATTTTCtaagaaataacttttttttttcctCGCTGCCTGTGTAAGTTTCTCTCTTCGGTGTGACTCTTGGGATGAAATGATCATACTAGCGTAGCGTTATTTTACGAGTAGCCAGGCTACTAGGCCCTGCTAGCTAGCGTTGTTAGCTACGCTAGctgatatgtagctagctaacgttagattacgactttcttttttttttgttatACTCATTCAGTGTTTAATGTTGTATTGTGTATTTTGCTTGTGCATTATCTTAGGTAACTAAAACGCTGACATTGTGGCTGTTCAACTGTGAACTAACCGGTTAGCATACacagtggctagctagctaacgtcaggAACCGTGCTATGGTgggctgtttttttattttatttgaccttttatttaactaggcaaatcagttaataagagcaaattcttattttcaatgacggcttagggACAGTGTGCTAACTTCCTCAAGTGATAGCATAGCTTTTGGTTTTTCTAACTAGTTTCACGGATTTGCTCTAGCCAGATGAGTGCGTTTCTCACTGGTTGCTTTGTGATGGTTTTCTCTTCTCGGCATTTAACTGAAATGTCGCCCCCTCCAATTATGTTCATGGGCGATGATTATGAAACCCTGAATCACGGTGTGCGACTGGAGATTTTCTATCTCGCCCGCCGTAAAAAgtaatctatctatatatatgccatttagcagacgcttctatccaaagcgacttacagtcatgtgtgcatacattctacgtatgggtggtcccggggatcgaacccactaccctggcgttacaagcgccatgctctaccaactgagctacagaaggaccacaatctAGTTTatacaaattatatatttttaaaggtgTCAGTATGTGTTGGCGTTAAATCGACCAATGGCGTGGCGTGTGTGTGCTCTACATGAAATGTATTTTGTGGCATGACGTTTTGACTAGTGGCAGTCACAGTAGGGTGTGGGCTGCTTCTTTTTGATTTGTGCAGCAGAACGACCAATCATGCTCAAGTATGCCAGCTATTACTCTTATGCCTATGGTGCATTTCCAGTAGACTTTACCCTGGTGTTTGGACTTTTCCACCTCTGAGGCCTGTCCCCTCAAAATCGAAAGGTCTTGGGCCGTGAACTTACTCAGGCCAGATCTGGGAAAGTTACTTTTTTTTTTGAACATGGTTAACACACTTCACAAAGTAACTGTTCCAAGTCCTTAGCGTAGTGATGTAAACACTTTTCTTATTAGTAATACACCAGGGTGTATGGACTGGAGTAACAACACTGCTGTATTGGAAAAGCCCATATCTGACTCTCTGTGGACTGATACATATCAAAGGGATTAAAAGCACGGGGTGGCACAATTCTATCCAGGCGGCGCGGTCGGTGGTTCTCATTGCATACGGAAGCCGCTCAGCCAGAGAAAATAGGATTCTGCTCTTATTTTCTAGGGGTGCCGTTGTTGACCAATCACAGTAGAACATGTAGTAGAACACATCCACACTGACGTCCAACAGCAGGATCAGCTAACTTGCCCACTGGCAAACACTTGTCAGTTTAGAGTCACGtttaacaatacattttttttctccctAATACATTTTTTGGATTTATAATTTCTGTTGCGTGTAAATACTTTTTAAAATGAATGCTTATAGCGTTTCTTCGTTCGTACATCGATTATGTTTATTTCGTTACTATGGTCACAGTCTTTGGAACAGCTGCCGGAGACACTAGCCGCTTTGATTTGAGGGACAAGTGGTGTACTCAGAGGGGCACTAGGCAATATTCTGTTGTCCGAAAAGCGCTTAACTATGTCCATGGCTAATCTCATTCCCCTATTTATCAATTATGATGTGTATGGTATGTCGAGATGTAGGCCtaatgattatatatatattgatggGTTATTGCTAGATATTAAGTATCtacagaaatgtgttttttgtggTCTGGATATTCTGATGGTCTGAAATATATGCCTGTGTCTCATATAGTTTGGAGAGTTTCTGGCAAATACACAATTTTATGCCAGTGACGCAGAGAataaatacttttgtatatatagtgtatgtggacacaccttcaaattagtggattttgtcatttcagccacacacgttacagacgggtgtataaaatcgagcacacagccatggccaagcagccgcacacgaacctaagatcaccatgtgcaatgccaagtgtcggctggagtggtgtaaagctcaccgccattggactctggagcagtggaaatgcgttctctggcgtgatgaatcacgctacaccatctggcagtccgacggacaaatctgggtttggcggatgccaggaaaaccCTACCTGCCTcattgcatagtgccaactaacgTTTtgggaggaggaataatggtctgtggctgtttttcatggttcgggctaggccccttggttccagtgaagggaaatcttaacactagcATACAATttcattctagatgattctgtgtttccaactttgtggaaacaatTTGGGgagggccctttcctgtttcagcacgaCAATGACCCCGTGcataaagtgaggtccatacagaaatggtttgtcgtgtggaagaacttgactggtctgcacagagccctgaactcaacaccgttgaacacctttgggattaattggaacgcagactgcaagGCAGTCCTAATTGCCCAACCTCAccaatgctcttgtggttgaatgcaagcaagtccccgcagaaatgttccaacatctagtggaaatccttcccagaagagtggaggctgttatagcagcaaaggggggaccaactccatattaatgcctgtgGTTTTGGAATGACATGTTCGACGAGCAGGCGTCAACATActcttggtcatgtagtgtatatgtgaCTTAATGAAGGAGAATATTGCATGAACTTGTGAACCTTTTAACACTTTATTGAATGAAGTGAAGCCTGGAATTGTAGATTGAAAGCCTGCCATTATACTATGGTGAAGGTTCATACCTGATGCATTTAATGTATGCACAGCTGATTTGAGATGAAACACTGTGAAAGGGACATCCAGTTTAATGGTTGAACTTTGTCACTCCTGGAGATGACATACTAATCTTTCAGATGTTAGAATCTCCGACCTACCGTTGTTgcctgtatatatattttttatggtGTTTCCATTTTTGTAGTGGCGTAAGTGTCGTATTGGGACCTTCAGATTTGTGCACAGCGTAGTCCTTTCAGAACGTTTTCAGTTGCTGTTTTCATTCTCAAGGTGTCACCTGTTTTGGTGATGTTATAGTGGAATGGTCTGGAGAGCATTGGTGAGCTGGACACGACTGTTCTGCAATAATGCTATTATGTACCCCTCTGTCTACAGGTGGTGCTGTTTGTGCTGTTGTCGGAATGGTGGTGGTCATCCATTTACAGGGGCTCAGAATCACTGCAGGTTCTGAGGACGTTCGCAATTTCTTCACTGGCCTCAAAATCCCAGATGGTGGGGTCCACATTATTGGTGGGGAGCGTGAGGAGGCTTTCATAATCTTTGCTTCCGATGAAGACGCGAGGCGGGCGATGACCCGTTCGGAGGGATCCATCAAAGGTTTTCCGGTTCACTTACGGCTGAGCAGCAAGTCAGAAATGCAGGCCGTTCTCAAGCAAAGTATAAAACCTGAGGTGACCAAAAAGAGGCCGTATAAGGAAGGTTTCAGAAGACCGGAAAGAGAAGGCAGGAATGAGGAACCTGGAAGAAAAGAGCTTGTAGAGATGGGCAGTAGATCAGGGTCTTACAGTAATGTACGTAGTCAGGCCCGAAAGCCTCCACAGCTAAGCAGTCAAGATTACTTGTATTTGGTTATGCAAGGCATGCCTTTTACTACGAAAGAAGACGACGTGAAAGAATTCTTTAGCGGATTAGAGGTGGAGGACATTATTATAATGAGAAATGACTGTGGCCAACCAAATGTGAAAGGAATTGTCAAGTTCAAATCCAGACGGGATGCTAGAGAGGGTCTGAAAAGAAATCGGCATTACATTGGAACTAGGTTTGTGGAACTCGATGCATGCACGGAAGAGGAGTATTTTAAGGCAGATGTTGGTAGGGAAAAGATGTTGGCATGGAACAGCAGTGGTAAGTATAGAAGAGGGCCTTCCTCAGCTCCCACTAAGAGGTCTCCTCCAGAACGTGCTAGGTCTTTCTCACCAGTGGCCTACAGGTCTAAGTCCCCTTCTCCTTCCAATGATGAGTTCTGTGTCTTGGTGGAAAACCTTCCCTACTTAGTGGAGAAGAAGGACATAAAGGAGATCTTCATTCATGCAGACCTCAAGTATGATCAGATCCTTCACCTTCTTGACAAGTATGGGTCAGAGACAAGGTCCGCATTTGTGCTGTTCAACAACCTGAGGGACTACGGTGCTGCCTTGACTCTTCACAAGAAGAAATTTCTCAAACGATGTTTGTACATCTCTCCTATCTCGAAAGAGAAAATGTTCACCATGCTAGAATCTGGGGGAAATACAATGGAGGGCACACCACCCTCTGAAAGGTCTTGCAGCCGATCTCAGGAAAGGCCTCCAAGAGAGACCGAGAAGGATGTGTATGAATCTGAGAAGATTTGCTTGTATGTGCGAAACCTGCCTTTTGACGTGCTCAAAGTTGAGATTGTGGACTTCTTCCTAGGCTTCAGAATCTCAGAGGAGGCTGTTGTTTTGCTGCTTGACCATAAGGGCAATGGGCTTGGAGAGGCTTTGGTTATCTTTCAGACTGAGGAGGAGGCTATGAGGGCACAGTCTCTGAATGGGCAAGGGTTTCTTGGAACAAATCTCATCCTGAAATGCATTTCTCTGGCTCAGATGCGTGAATTTGGTGTTGGTGAACCTGCAGTGAAAGAGCAAAAGATAGAGAGAAGCTCAGAGAGGTACCTGGCCAGGAACAGTGAGTCGATGTCCCATCTGTACACTGATTACAGGGTCAACCCTGATATAGGCCATCTTCCTATGAACGACCTGCAGGTTCAAATTCATGGAGGCAGCAGTCTGGGTCTCGATTCTCAAATGATGGAAAGCCCTGTTCTGCTTGACAACCAGGGCAATGGCTCTGCTCATAGACGTGGAGGCTATGGACCTTCTGCACCGCAGCAGTTTGATGGTCCAACATGCCTGAAACTGGTTAATCTGCCTTTGACTATCAGAATTGACGCAATCTATGACTTTTGCTATGGATATCATGTAATTCCTGGATCGGTCTCATTGCAGTATGACAACAAAGGGATTCCCAAAGGCTCAGCAACGGTCGTTTTTGGATCTCGCTTGGAGGCATTATCGGCAGTTGAGGAATTGAGTGGAAGACCAATAGGCAGCAGAAAAGTAAAACTAGTTTTTGTGTAAAAATTTGTCCTCCGTATAGAAcagaaaataatatttttgggctTTAAAATGTGATGTTCTAGGAAGAACAACTCACAGTTTTATGGTTAGTTTGATGGATTCCAACAATGGCGACTGAACAATTGTAGAATTAAaaaatactgtgtgtgtatgtgtatatagccTTCTACTCAATGTGTAACGGACAAACCTTTTGTCCATAGTTTTTCCCCCCTTAAAGAATAACAAAatgatttatttgtattttgcCCATCGCTTGCTTGCCATGTAGCCTGTTTCTGAAGCTTTTTCTTTTTAGTGAAATTTGCCTGAAATTGTATTTTCTTTAACAGCTGGTTGAAGGTAGAACTTAATTTTGCTACTATTTGTTTAAATGTTTATTGCATTCTGTAGTGTAAAAGTTGTCCATTTAAACTTAGTGGAAATTCTTTGATTAAAATTCATAATGTTCTCCTGTTGTCGTCTTCCAAGATTGTCGAAGATATTGTGTTGTATGATAAATACTGCATTGCCCATGGTCCTTTTTTCCCCCTGTGGTCAATCTGGTGGTCTTTGGAATCAGAATGACCATGAATGCAATGTTATTTTACTTTAGCTGGGGGACACACGCTAACACTCAAATTGTTAAGTATCTATATACGTTAGGTATTCCCCAAATCATACGGCAAGTTATACAGGATTTAACACACGCAAAGGGCGTAACTGTCTGCATTCACtccctttttattttattctctTGCAGATGCATATATTTAGTTTGTCAGGAGCAGTGAGAATAAAGCCCGAGTTTAGAATGCAGGAGACTTTCACGCTTTACTGAGAATCCGTGAATTGCACCTACATTAATTCCAGCTACCCAATTTCCAGAAGTAACCAAGAGTTGGACTACGGTGACCAAAGGATAGAATGTTGTTCACTATTCTCACAGAAATTACGGTTTTCCCCTTTAAACCTTGAAGTAATAACTGGGTGGccggtagcctagcggttagagctgtGGGACAGTAAtcaaaaggtcactggttcgaataCCTTGGAGAAGAGCCCTAAGAATGGTCAAGAACTCCgcccacccaagtcatagactgttcattCTGCTACCATACAGCAAGCtcgggcctcctgagtggtgcagcgatctaaggcacaaTATCTCAGTGcctgaggcgtcactacaggcaccctggttcgaatccggGCTGTATCACACCCTGCCGtgattggagtcccatagggcagcacacaattggcccagcatcgtctgggtagGGCTGGtgtaggttgtcattgtaaataagaatttgttcttaaccgacttgcctagttaaataagaaaAAGGAAAAAAAGCTGCGCCAGGTCGggaaccaaaaggctccttaacagcttctaccaccaaacCATAAGGCAGCTGAGAAACTCATACGAACACTTTCTCACCCATCACATGCTGCTGTTACGTTATCCTGATTACCTCGTCTCTTTTACCCCTACccacatgtacaaattacctcaactacctcgtacctctgcacattgacctGGTAAGGCTTCTTGTATATAGCCTGATTATTTTGTCTTACTATTTACTTTTTGTGCTAATCCCCCTTtactttttaactgcattgttgggaaagggttcctaagtaagcatttcacgataaagtctactacacctgttgtattcggcgcatgtcacaaataaaattagattttgacaaggtgtcgatgtgcccttgagcaaggcactgcaGCTATCCGGTATATGTGaccattttatatatatacatataaaatgAATCGATAGGTACATTTCTTCTTTCCAGTCTAATGGCCCAGGGCGTTGTACCATAGAGCGCTCTTGTGGCATAAACATGAACTTTACTACATACTGACACGCCAATTACATTTATTGAAATAATTGTCAATTATCCTATTTCTGTAACACAaatgtatatttaagcaatacggCCAGATAACTGAACAGACAGATTTGCCTTTGAAAATGTGCAGCAGAACTTTTAAGTTATTTT includes these proteins:
- the LOC124019587 gene encoding RNA-binding protein 12B-like isoform X1, which encodes MVVVIHLQGLRITAGSEDVRNFFTGLKIPDGGVHIIGGEREEAFIIFASDEDARRAMTRSEGSIKGFPVHLRLSSKSEMQAVLKQSIKPEVTKKRPYKEGFRRPEREGRNEEPGRKELVEMGSRSGSYSNVRSQARKPPQLSSQDYLYLVMQGMPFTTKEDDVKEFFSGLEVEDIIIMRNDCGQPNVKGIVKFKSRRDAREGLKRNRHYIGTRFVELDACTEEEYFKADVGREKMLAWNSSGKYRRGPSSAPTKRSPPERARSFSPVAYRSKSPSPSNDEFCVLVENLPYLVEKKDIKEIFIHADLKYDQILHLLDKYGSETRSAFVLFNNLRDYGAALTLHKKKFLKRCLYISPISKEKMFTMLESGGNTMEGTPPSERSCSRSQERPPRETEKDVYESEKICLYVRNLPFDVLKVEIVDFFLGFRISEEAVVLLLDHKGNGLGEALVIFQTEEEAMRAQSLNGQGFLGTNLILKCISLAQMREFGVGEPAVKEQKIERSSERYLARNSESMSHLYTDYRVNPDIGHLPMNDLQVQIHGGSSLGLDSQMMESPVLLDNQGNGSAHRRGGYGPSAPQQFDGPTCLKLVNLPLTIRIDAIYDFCYGYHVIPGSVSLQYDNKGIPKGSATVVFGSRLEALSAVEELSGRPIGSRKVKLVFV